One stretch of Rosistilla oblonga DNA includes these proteins:
- a CDS encoding IS5 family transposase codes for MPRHRLTDREFNAIRHLLPKQRPGKPGRRWSNHRTVIDGILWITKTGSPWRDLPEQLGKWQTVYARFRRWTKEGLWARIYQTLLKRLDALEKIDRSLWCVDGSVIRAHRSASGMIPQSEKNDELVALGRSRGGYSTKIHVLCDGEGTLLGITATGGQRHESTELENLIASCELSLHRYDSRPEVIAGDKGYSSNAIRQFIRDRQIKPVIGSKANESRDANFDREAYRRRNIIERLIGWLKESRRVATRYDKLACSYLAFVQLAAMRRVLKLL; via the coding sequence ATGCCACGCCATCGTCTCACAGATCGGGAGTTCAATGCAATCCGTCATCTGCTGCCCAAGCAGCGCCCCGGTAAGCCGGGACGACGGTGGAGCAACCATCGCACGGTAATAGATGGGATACTCTGGATCACGAAGACTGGAAGCCCCTGGCGAGATCTACCTGAGCAACTGGGGAAATGGCAAACGGTCTACGCCAGATTTCGACGATGGACCAAGGAAGGGCTCTGGGCCAGAATTTATCAAACACTACTGAAGCGACTGGACGCACTGGAGAAGATTGACCGGTCGCTTTGGTGCGTTGACGGTAGCGTCATTCGGGCTCACCGCAGCGCTTCGGGTATGATTCCGCAGAGCGAAAAGAACGATGAATTAGTGGCTCTGGGACGTTCTCGAGGCGGATACTCGACGAAAATTCATGTGCTATGCGATGGCGAGGGAACGTTGCTCGGAATCACGGCGACTGGCGGTCAACGCCACGAGTCGACGGAACTTGAGAATCTCATCGCAAGCTGTGAACTAAGTCTTCATCGCTACGACAGTCGTCCTGAAGTGATCGCAGGAGACAAGGGATACAGCAGTAACGCGATTCGCCAGTTCATCCGCGACCGCCAGATCAAACCGGTCATCGGATCGAAGGCTAACGAATCACGGGATGCGAATTTTGATCGCGAAGCTTACCGCCGCCGCAATATCATCGAACGACTGATCGGCTGGCTAAAAGAATCTCGCCGAGTGGCGACGCGATACGATAAACTTGCCTGTTCGTACCTTGCTTTCGTTCAACTCGCCGCCATGCGGCGAGTGCTCAAACTGCTTTAA
- a CDS encoding transposase, translating to MSAASAIEGKPRHRAQPRRFLKRYRQAIADLLTAITLKMLRDQDWNGRYLLLLDSTLVATAGQTVENTFSTGNSKRRPAKNRRYTKYKYQRKSCHCFVFALLLTPDGLRVPMWLPYYTKPYAKAHKIKHRTQAQLAAQLICDAQVPAGTELIVLGDTAFDAKCVRAACRERGYFWIVPVNTNRVFSAKKHGKRPRVSLRIEQLPASRFQTIRLSIGAGPYAAQRRASCHRTARRRDGTKSTRTYHVHSERSEVHNVGMVMLVFSSSKPIGKKIQREGTKLLMTNAKHLSARQVCELYSLRWQIELFFKELKSTLGMNQYSFKDFDAVESWMGIVLITFCYLEWTRRRKLADRRIDDRQRKCWKHARSYTVREALLLGIRYREHQWHLRRLKTNHGLRTLRKRYTDLLSQEYRCLA from the coding sequence CAACCCCGACGCTTCCTTAAACGGTACCGGCAGGCGATCGCCGATTTGCTCACGGCGATCACACTGAAGATGCTCCGTGATCAGGATTGGAACGGCCGCTATCTCCTACTGCTCGATTCAACACTCGTCGCCACTGCCGGCCAGACCGTCGAAAACACCTTCAGCACCGGTAACTCCAAGCGACGACCGGCCAAGAATCGCCGCTACACAAAGTACAAGTATCAACGAAAGAGTTGCCACTGTTTCGTGTTCGCATTGCTGCTGACGCCCGATGGACTGCGAGTACCGATGTGGCTGCCGTACTACACCAAGCCTTATGCGAAGGCCCACAAGATCAAACATCGGACGCAGGCGCAGCTTGCGGCGCAGTTGATTTGCGACGCGCAAGTACCCGCCGGCACCGAACTGATTGTGCTCGGAGACACCGCATTTGACGCCAAATGCGTGCGTGCGGCTTGCCGGGAGCGAGGCTATTTTTGGATCGTTCCGGTCAACACCAATCGCGTCTTCTCTGCAAAGAAGCACGGCAAGCGACCTCGTGTGAGTTTGCGAATCGAACAACTTCCTGCATCACGTTTCCAAACCATTCGTCTTTCGATCGGTGCGGGGCCTTACGCTGCTCAGCGACGAGCCTCCTGCCATCGAACGGCACGCCGCCGCGACGGGACGAAGTCAACTCGGACGTATCACGTCCACAGCGAGAGAAGCGAGGTCCACAATGTGGGCATGGTCATGCTCGTCTTTTCCTCGAGTAAGCCGATTGGCAAAAAGATTCAACGTGAAGGGACGAAGTTGTTGATGACCAATGCAAAGCACTTGTCGGCTCGGCAGGTGTGTGAGCTGTACAGTCTACGTTGGCAGATCGAGTTGTTCTTCAAAGAACTCAAGAGCACGCTGGGAATGAACCAGTACAGCTTCAAAGATTTCGATGCGGTCGAGAGCTGGATGGGGATCGTCTTGATCACGTTCTGCTATCTGGAATGGACTCGTCGCCGCAAGCTGGCCGATCGCCGAATCGACGATCGGCAGCGCAAATGCTGGAAGCACGCTCGCAGCTACACCGTCCGCGAGGCGTTGTTGTTAGGCATTCGCTATCGCGAGCACCAGTGGCACCTGCGACGGCTAAAAACCAACCACGGACTCCGCACACTGAGGAAACGCTACACTGACCTTTTATCGCAGGAATACCGGTGCCTCGCCTGA